The following coding sequences lie in one Gouania willdenowi chromosome 5, fGouWil2.1, whole genome shotgun sequence genomic window:
- the ube2r2 gene encoding ubiquitin-conjugating enzyme E2 R2, with protein MAHQSTPSSQKALMMELKSLQEQPVEGFRITLVEESDLYNWEVAIFGPPNTLYEGGYFKAHIKFPVDYPYSPPTFRFLTKMWHPNIYENGDVCISILHPPVDDPQSGELPSERWNPTQNVRTILLSVISLLNEPNTFSPANVDASVMFRKWRDSKGKDKEYAEIIRKQVLSTAADADRDNVKVPTTLAEYCVQTRVPSQDSSSDLLYDDLYDDDMEEDEEDEDESEMESVGEAGAISAAEDGGTSTRHYDDQDDSGNEES; from the exons ATGGCCCACCAGTCAACCCCTAGTTCTCAGAAGGCCCTGATGATGGAGCTGAAGTCCCTGCAGGAGCAGCCGGTGGAGGGTTTCCGCATCACCCTGGTGGAAGAGTCTGATCTATACAACTGGGAAGTGGCCATCTTTGGGCCTCCGAATACTCTGTACGAGGGAGGGTACTTTAAG GCTCACATCAAATTCCCAGTTGACTACCCTTACTCTCCTCCAACTTTTCGTTTCCTCACCAAGATGTGGCACCCAAACATCTATGag AATGGAGATGTGTGCATCTCAATCCTGCACCCACCCGTAGATGACCCTCAGAGTGGAGAGCTGCCCTCGGAAAGATGGAACCCCACCCAGAATGTCAG GACCATCCTGCTGAGTGTGATCTCTCTGCTGAATGAGCCCAACACCTTCTCCCCTGCCAACGTAGACGCCTCTGTTATGTTTCGCAAGTGGAGGGACAGCAAAGGCAAAGACAAGGAGTATGCAGAAATAATCAG GAAGCAGGTGTTGTCAACAGCGGCAGATGCTGATCGTGATAATGTCAAGGTGCCGACCACACTGGCAGAGTACTGCGTCCAGACCAGGGTTCCTTCTCAGGACAGCAGTTCAGACCTCCTCTACGATGACCTCTACGATGACGAcatggaggaggatgaagaggacGAGGATGAGAGTGAGATGGAGTCGGTGGGTGAAGCGGGGGCGATTAGTGCAGCGGAGGATGGCGGGACATCCACTAGACATTATGATGACCAGGACGACTCTGGAAACGAAGAATCATGA